The region AGGCGACGCCGGGTGCCAGGGGCGCGGTGTAGAGGGAGGCTCCGGTGCCCAGGCCCTCGGTGCCGCGCAACCCCTCCACCAGGGCGGGGACCGCCGGCCAGGAGGAGCTGCCGAGATAGACGACGATCGCGTCGTTGCGCGGGTAGGACGACCGGGTGGACAGGGCCTTGGCCTGGTAGCGGACGCCCGCCTCCTCCAGCAGGGTGAGCGCTCGGCCCCAGACGCCGGGGGCGCCGAGGTGGTCGGGGACGCTCAGGTACAGGCGGAGGATGTCCCCGCCGTCCAGGGAGTGCCCGCGGGAGCCGTGGACCATCAGGAAGCCGGGGGAGCGCCGCGGCAGCACCGACGGGATGCGGATGCGGGACCCGCCCGGGGCCTCCTCGACCCCGGCGCGCGGCACCCGGACCCGGACACCGCCCAGGCGGACCACGACCTCGTCCTGCGCGCCGCCGTCGGCGGCGGCGCCGGGGACCTCCATGACGCTCGTGTCGTGGGGGACCCGCTCCCGTAGGGCCTCGACCATGCGGGGGTCGCTGACGGCCGGGTTGCGCTTGGCGGCGCGGGGCGGCCGGCCGGTGTGCAGGGCCAGGTAGAGGGCGTTGGCCAGGGAGGCGGTCAGGTGCTTGGCGTCGGTCCCCTCGAACCGGTGCCCGCGGACCTCCCCCTCCTTGCCGTCGGGGGCGAAGTCGATCTCGTCCAGGGCCCGCCGCAGCGGTTCCGCCAGCGGGGGCGCGGTGGTCGTCGCACTCACACTCGTTCTCCGAATCCGATCGCGGGGGCGTAGCCCTGCGGGTTCAGCAGGGCGCGTCGCCCCACACCCGCGGCGGCCTTGTTCAGGGGGGTCAGGTAGGCGGCGTGCTGGGCCGCGGCCAGCACCCGGTTGAACAGGTGGTGGCCGACGTAGGCCGTGGCCCTGACCGCCAGGTCGATGTCGCCGCGGGCCTCGGGCCGGGCCTCCAGGTAGGCGGCCCAGAACGCCTCGATGTTGCTGCGCAGC is a window of Nocardiopsis changdeensis DNA encoding:
- a CDS encoding T3SS effector HopA1 family protein, whose translation is MSATTTAPPLAEPLRRALDEIDFAPDGKEGEVRGHRFEGTDAKHLTASLANALYLALHTGRPPRAAKRNPAVSDPRMVEALRERVPHDTSVMEVPGAAADGGAQDEVVVRLGGVRVRVPRAGVEEAPGGSRIRIPSVLPRRSPGFLMVHGSRGHSLDGGDILRLYLSVPDHLGAPGVWGRALTLLEEAGVRYQAKALSTRSSYPRNDAIVVYLGSSSWPAVPALVEGLRGTEGLGTGASLYTAPLAPGVAWAWEPDDEQLRDRTLSFGQHRSRLIAEGLVRAVREGTDRAAEAARSLEEGGVPAGALHRGHGSPDIGL